One part of the Arachidicoccus terrestris genome encodes these proteins:
- a CDS encoding LytR/AlgR family response regulator transcription factor — MMNCVAIDDELNALGIIREFIKRLPDVELERAFTDPTLALQYISNSKKVINIVFLDIQMTRLNGITLAQHFSRDIHIIFTTAYPDYALQGFEMDVVDYLLKPFSFERFERAIQKAKNLIFAQQGKAEEGKLTQLPLRPAVDDFIFVKSGYKIVKVKLAEVLYIEGSGNYVTIHTVSEKIMVLQNLKYFETQLTSYQFIRIHRSFIIALNHIDSIEKGWVRIKDKELPVSDGYKDNLDNFLRMTFK, encoded by the coding sequence ATGATGAACTGTGTAGCCATTGATGATGAATTGAATGCATTAGGCATCATACGGGAGTTCATAAAACGCCTGCCTGATGTTGAACTGGAAAGGGCTTTTACCGACCCCACCCTTGCACTACAATATATATCCAATTCCAAAAAGGTAATAAACATTGTCTTTCTGGATATACAAATGACCCGGTTGAATGGCATCACCCTTGCCCAACACTTTTCCCGCGATATCCATATCATCTTCACGACCGCTTATCCAGATTATGCGCTGCAAGGGTTTGAAATGGATGTAGTAGACTACTTACTAAAGCCTTTCTCTTTTGAACGGTTTGAACGTGCTATTCAAAAAGCCAAAAATCTAATTTTCGCGCAGCAAGGCAAAGCCGAAGAAGGCAAACTTACACAGCTTCCGTTACGCCCTGCAGTAGACGATTTTATTTTTGTCAAATCAGGCTATAAAATCGTAAAAGTGAAACTGGCAGAAGTTCTTTATATTGAAGGATCAGGCAATTATGTAACCATTCATACAGTATCGGAGAAAATAATGGTACTCCAGAATCTCAAATATTTTGAAACACAATTAACAAGCTATCAATTCATCCGGATTCACCGTTCTTTCATCATCGCATTAAATCATATCGACTCTATTGAAAAGGGATGGGTTCGTATCAAGGATAAAGAACTTCCTGTTAGTGACGGCTATAAGGATAATCTGGACAATTTCCTTAGAATGACATTTAAGTGA
- a CDS encoding XRE family transcriptional regulator — translation MNEQQKIFLGENIEFLRKRKKLTQEGLAQLLDFKREKVKAIEKGATKNPPVEDLVKFSEFFKMSVDSLLKVNLSKLLELQLRELEAGNDVYMMGSKIRVLPITVDGENRQNCEYVPVKAKMGYASGYNDPDYISLLPKYNIPSLSRTGTYRTFQAEGDSMYPIPDKAEVTGAYVENWLSIKPDTPCIVIMKGVHNFVFKLVTVNKKEKNFLLKSTNPLYKSYVVEGDEVLEFWMFKKLHLDQLPDFTESSTDMQLLKAMFEDLKDEIASLKKERGC, via the coding sequence ATGAACGAACAGCAAAAAATATTTTTGGGAGAAAACATTGAGTTTCTCAGAAAAAGAAAGAAACTGACACAGGAAGGTTTGGCACAATTGCTTGATTTTAAGAGAGAGAAAGTCAAGGCGATTGAAAAAGGAGCCACTAAAAATCCGCCGGTTGAAGATCTCGTTAAATTTTCTGAATTTTTCAAAATGAGTGTAGACAGTCTACTTAAAGTGAATCTTTCTAAATTACTGGAACTGCAGCTGCGTGAACTGGAGGCTGGCAATGATGTGTATATGATGGGCTCAAAAATTAGGGTGCTACCGATTACGGTAGATGGTGAAAACCGGCAAAACTGTGAATATGTCCCTGTTAAAGCTAAAATGGGATATGCATCGGGATATAATGATCCGGACTATATCTCCTTATTGCCGAAATATAATATTCCATCCTTATCAAGAACAGGAACTTACCGGACCTTCCAGGCGGAAGGTGATTCGATGTATCCGATTCCTGATAAAGCAGAGGTTACGGGCGCATATGTGGAGAACTGGTTATCGATAAAACCCGATACCCCTTGTATCGTCATTATGAAGGGAGTGCATAATTTTGTTTTTAAACTGGTAACTGTCAATAAAAAGGAAAAGAACTTTCTTCTGAAATCGACCAACCCGCTATACAAATCTTATGTTGTTGAAGGAGATGAAGTTCTGGAGTTCTGGATGTTTAAAAAGCTGCATCTCGACCAGTTGCCAGATTTTACAGAGTCGTCAACTGATATGCAATTACTGAAAGCTATGTTTGAGGATCTTAAGGATGAGATAGCCAGCTTAAAAAAGGAAAGAGGCTGCTAG
- a CDS encoding SusC/RagA family TonB-linked outer membrane protein, translating to MKKSVTKTAFSLLILLLLTATVFGQTRTIKGVVQDEKSGEPLPGVTIRLKGKPSIGTITNKLGEFSFNVQGNDTITLLITSVGYATQEMPVIVKGVLIRPAEIQMMRLVDTKTDVVVVGYGTQDLRKVIGSVGVFKPSEEPGQLPLSIDKALVGKIAGVYVSPSSGVPGSATAITIRGITTLTSNGNSPLIVIDGTPVYGNNQDMNTTNFGSGKNAGFTFGGTQVSGDYDPGGMHRNTFEKNPLANINPDDIASIEVLKDAFATAIYGSRGAAGVILITTKKGQGDRTKISANVTTTFSSPYRLPSVMNGEEYGDFYSNYLTQMNHLNYKADTVVFPKKYNTDWLDAVTRTAVGTNVNVAISGGNGRGGSFYISGNYADNPSYILNSDFKRYQSRVNFDQRLSRRFSVGTNFTVSYAKNNALNAQSVYRNAALKAPNEPIRDSLDNYLWGYYPNPIGLAQINGNPVAVAVENQNYSVDTRLIGNVYANLELTKGLSFRSEFGTDWMNSRAYSRDIDQPQQIGGLASQSNNQNIRWVINNVLTLNRSFSGVHHLNAIAGQSYETSTENSSSMYGKNFPNDRILSIGSAQSKYLSSSLQQKWALLSYFTRLNYDFKGKYLAGFTYRVDGSSRFASNRRYVGFPSFSLGWVPSMEGFMKGTSDWLGQLKLRSSLGITGNDGGVGYYGNQGQYQLSVYGATYGNTNIITVKQPANPNLKWETTYTYDFGVDAALLDSRLTLTFDYYNRQIKNAILNSGIPGFMGFTSQIQNIADIANNGLELTVNSINIKSKNFEWSTNLNISRNRNVIKKLHNIDGLGMAAQIETNGGRFWLEGHSATEFYMFQWEGVDPATGNPLWKDNTGKQIAEPITFYNYGDNYVASRLASGDAMPDIFGGFGNTLNYKGLELSAFFSFSLGNKLYNGAKAALYNYTASSYSGVQANNLSPDLLNYWRAPGQHTDIPALINASNYVAAGFGSAYDYTLGRNINRFLEDASFLKLRTLTLSYKFNAHALRKLKPVSSLAIFLEADNIWTLTSYSGIDPEVSAYGSSALNGGFDELTMPLPKVYNIGVKIEL from the coding sequence ATGAAAAAAAGCGTAACTAAAACTGCATTCAGCTTACTCATTTTGCTATTGTTAACCGCGACAGTCTTCGGTCAGACCCGGACAATTAAAGGAGTTGTTCAGGATGAGAAAAGCGGTGAACCTTTGCCAGGGGTGACGATTCGATTAAAAGGCAAGCCTTCCATTGGCACCATAACCAATAAACTGGGGGAATTCTCCTTTAACGTGCAAGGCAATGATACCATTACTTTGCTAATTACCTCGGTGGGATATGCTACCCAAGAAATGCCTGTGATTGTAAAAGGGGTTTTGATTCGGCCTGCTGAAATTCAGATGATGCGACTCGTTGATACCAAAACAGATGTGGTAGTGGTTGGCTACGGAACACAGGACCTGAGAAAAGTTATAGGATCAGTAGGTGTTTTTAAGCCCTCAGAAGAACCTGGGCAATTACCTCTGTCTATTGACAAGGCCCTGGTTGGCAAGATTGCCGGCGTATATGTTTCACCTTCTTCTGGTGTGCCGGGCAGTGCGACAGCTATTACGATCAGAGGGATTACCACGTTGACCAGCAATGGCAATTCGCCGCTGATTGTTATTGACGGAACGCCGGTATACGGAAACAACCAGGATATGAATACGACCAATTTTGGGTCAGGGAAAAATGCAGGATTTACTTTTGGCGGCACGCAGGTATCCGGAGACTATGACCCAGGCGGCATGCATAGAAATACGTTTGAGAAAAATCCATTAGCGAATATTAATCCTGATGATATCGCCTCTATTGAAGTCCTGAAAGATGCTTTTGCAACAGCTATATACGGTTCCAGAGGTGCCGCCGGGGTTATATTAATTACGACTAAGAAAGGCCAGGGAGACAGAACAAAGATAAGCGCGAATGTTACTACCACTTTTTCCAGTCCTTACAGGTTACCCTCAGTCATGAATGGAGAGGAATACGGAGATTTCTATTCCAATTATTTAACTCAGATGAATCACCTGAACTATAAAGCAGATACGGTTGTGTTTCCTAAAAAATATAATACGGACTGGCTGGACGCCGTTACCCGTACAGCGGTCGGAACAAATGTGAATGTAGCTATTTCAGGTGGTAACGGCAGAGGAGGAAGTTTCTATATCAGTGGCAATTATGCTGATAATCCTTCCTATATACTGAACAGTGATTTTAAGCGTTATCAAAGCCGGGTAAACTTTGATCAACGACTTTCACGAAGATTCTCCGTCGGTACAAACTTTACTGTTTCATACGCCAAAAACAATGCCTTAAATGCACAATCCGTTTATCGGAATGCAGCTCTTAAAGCACCAAATGAACCTATCAGGGATTCTCTGGACAATTATTTGTGGGGGTATTATCCCAATCCTATAGGTCTTGCACAGATTAATGGGAACCCGGTAGCGGTAGCGGTAGAAAATCAGAATTACAGCGTGGATACACGCCTGATCGGTAATGTATATGCGAATCTGGAACTGACCAAGGGGCTTTCTTTTAGAAGTGAATTCGGGACAGACTGGATGAACAGCCGGGCATATTCCAGAGATATTGATCAGCCTCAGCAGATAGGCGGCCTTGCAAGCCAATCCAATAATCAGAATATCAGATGGGTAATCAATAATGTGCTTACTTTAAATCGAAGCTTTTCAGGCGTACATCATTTAAATGCTATTGCAGGTCAGAGCTATGAAACATCTACAGAAAATAGCAGCAGCATGTATGGAAAGAATTTTCCTAATGACAGAATATTAAGTATCGGATCTGCGCAGTCTAAGTATCTGAGTAGTTCTCTTCAGCAAAAATGGGCACTCTTATCCTATTTTACCCGTCTTAATTATGATTTTAAAGGCAAGTACCTTGCCGGCTTTACTTATCGCGTGGACGGTTCATCCCGTTTTGCCAGTAATCGCCGGTATGTAGGCTTTCCTTCTTTTTCATTGGGTTGGGTACCCAGTATGGAAGGATTTATGAAAGGCACATCTGACTGGCTTGGCCAGTTAAAACTACGCAGCAGCCTGGGTATAACAGGTAATGACGGGGGTGTTGGTTACTATGGTAATCAGGGACAATATCAGTTAAGTGTATATGGTGCAACTTATGGAAATACAAATATCATTACCGTTAAGCAGCCTGCTAATCCTAATTTAAAATGGGAAACGACTTATACATATGATTTTGGCGTAGATGCTGCTTTACTTGATTCCAGATTAACGCTCACTTTTGATTATTATAACCGCCAGATCAAAAATGCCATCTTGAATTCCGGGATTCCTGGCTTTATGGGGTTTACCTCTCAAATTCAGAATATTGCAGATATTGCCAATAATGGCCTGGAGTTGACTGTCAACAGTATAAATATCAAATCTAAAAATTTTGAATGGTCGACAAATCTGAATATCAGCAGAAACAGGAACGTTATTAAAAAGCTCCATAATATAGACGGCTTGGGTATGGCGGCCCAAATTGAAACAAATGGCGGACGGTTCTGGCTGGAGGGGCATTCGGCAACGGAATTTTATATGTTCCAGTGGGAGGGAGTTGATCCCGCTACGGGCAACCCGCTGTGGAAAGATAATACGGGTAAGCAGATAGCGGAACCAATCACCTTTTATAATTACGGAGATAATTATGTAGCCAGCCGGTTGGCCAGCGGAGATGCGATGCCGGATATATTCGGCGGATTTGGCAATACGCTAAATTATAAAGGACTGGAATTAAGCGCGTTTTTTTCTTTCTCTTTAGGTAACAAGTTGTATAACGGTGCCAAAGCTGCTTTATATAATTATACAGCTTCCAGCTATTCGGGTGTTCAGGCAAACAATCTTTCTCCCGATCTGCTGAATTATTGGAGAGCACCAGGGCAGCATACTGATATTCCGGCATTGATCAATGCATCGAATTATGTAGCTGCAGGATTTGGCTCTGCTTATGATTATACCCTTGGCAGGAATATTAATCGATTTTTGGAAGACGCGTCCTTTTTGAAATTAAGAACACTGACATTAAGCTATAAATTTAATGCACATGCACTCCGTAAACTAAAACCAGTCAGCAGCCTCGCCATATTCTTAGAAGCTGACAATATATGGACACTTACTTCTTATTCGGGTATTGATCCGGAGGTGAGTGCCTATGGTTCCTCTGCCTTGAACGGCGGGTTTGATGAACTGACAATGCCGCTACCAAAAGTTTACAACATTGGTGTTAAGATTGAACTCTAA
- a CDS encoding Y-family DNA polymerase has protein sequence MSRFMSIWFGHLLTDGYARQSPHLQSIPFVVAAPEHGRMVIRAANLRAEADGIAAGKVLADARAIFPDLQVVDAKEGMENELLLALGEWCLRYTPDVTINPPDGLILNISGCPHLWGGERNYLKELVLKLRAMGYDARAAIADTIGAAWAHARYGKIAPIIESGRQKEALLPLPPLALRLDQITADRLHKLGLHSVAHFIDMPRPTLRRRFGQEMLIRIDQALGTLMETMKPIRPIPPYEERLPCLDPVRTAKGIEIAIQMLLTQLCQRLFKEDKGLRAATLTCYRVDNEVQQISFSTSRPSRNVEHLFSLFTLKIPSICPALGIELFLLEATVVEELTAVKEMLWNQTISNEKAVAELLDKIGGKIGIDKIHRYLPDEHYLPEHSYKEAANLQEKTTGQWCTNRLRPICLLPEPEQITVAVPTPDYPPFLLRYKDECYQIVKADGPERIEQQWWEQEGPHRDYYSVEDADGARYWIFRSGHYNNEQSGWFLHGFFA, from the coding sequence ATGAGCCGTTTTATGTCCATATGGTTTGGGCATCTGCTGACAGATGGATATGCCCGGCAATCACCTCATCTGCAGTCCATCCCTTTTGTGGTAGCCGCGCCCGAACACGGGCGCATGGTCATACGGGCTGCGAACCTGAGAGCGGAAGCAGATGGCATTGCGGCAGGTAAAGTTCTGGCAGATGCAAGAGCCATATTTCCGGATTTGCAGGTTGTGGACGCCAAAGAAGGTATGGAAAATGAACTATTACTGGCACTGGGCGAATGGTGTTTGCGATATACGCCGGATGTAACTATTAATCCACCGGATGGGTTAATATTAAATATCAGCGGTTGTCCTCATTTGTGGGGTGGCGAACGCAATTATTTAAAAGAGTTAGTACTAAAATTACGGGCTATGGGTTATGATGCCCGGGCCGCTATAGCAGACACCATTGGTGCAGCCTGGGCCCATGCGCGTTATGGCAAAATAGCCCCCATCATTGAAAGCGGCCGGCAAAAAGAAGCGCTGTTGCCCTTACCTCCTTTAGCATTAAGACTGGATCAGATAACCGCAGACCGGCTACACAAATTGGGGTTACATTCTGTTGCCCACTTTATTGACATGCCACGCCCGACACTTAGGCGACGTTTTGGGCAAGAAATGCTGATTCGTATAGATCAGGCCTTAGGCACACTTATGGAAACGATGAAACCCATACGCCCTATACCCCCTTATGAAGAGCGGCTACCCTGTCTGGACCCGGTCCGTACGGCAAAGGGCATTGAGATCGCTATTCAGATGCTATTAACGCAATTGTGTCAGCGTCTATTCAAGGAAGACAAAGGACTGCGTGCAGCAACGCTTACCTGTTACCGGGTGGACAATGAGGTACAGCAAATATCCTTTAGTACCAGCCGCCCATCCCGAAATGTGGAACACCTTTTCAGCTTGTTCACGTTAAAGATCCCCTCGATTTGTCCGGCACTGGGCATTGAATTATTTCTACTGGAAGCCACGGTGGTTGAAGAGCTGACTGCGGTCAAAGAAATGCTGTGGAATCAAACCATAAGTAATGAGAAAGCGGTAGCAGAATTACTAGATAAGATCGGTGGTAAGATCGGCATAGATAAGATTCACCGTTATCTGCCGGACGAGCATTACCTGCCGGAACACTCTTATAAAGAGGCTGCCAACTTACAAGAGAAAACCACCGGCCAGTGGTGCACGAACAGATTACGCCCTATCTGCCTTTTACCAGAACCAGAACAGATAACAGTTGCTGTCCCAACACCGGATTACCCGCCATTTTTATTGCGTTACAAAGATGAGTGCTACCAGATCGTTAAGGCCGATGGTCCAGAACGTATCGAGCAGCAATGGTGGGAGCAAGAGGGTCCCCATAGGGATTATTACAGTGTGGAAGATGCAGATGGCGCGAGATACTGGATCTTTCGTTCCGGCCATTACAATAATGAACAGTCAGGATGGTTTTTACACGGCTTTTTCGCCTGA
- a CDS encoding sensor histidine kinase, which translates to MYIFFALALVIILGWLQFEAQEWKINSDPYTTVAVKPNSVKAVRLQQPGGAIIYAMLKEAVYLLLGLGYAYMLDSIKKDKKAKALENANMQAELKILRYQINPHFLFNTINNIYYLALIQSEKTADALLQLSKILRYILNEKEATVSLGQEVEYLEQYIQLQLFRFPEGCIRKNISLDYKIRQRTIAPLLLITFVENAFKHGVSDRADTPILISLSNENGSLYYEVVNQIGDKLSKDSTMGIGLANLKRRLELLYPSSHHLELMEKEGHFIAKLHLSSL; encoded by the coding sequence TTGTATATTTTTTTTGCATTAGCACTTGTTATTATTCTGGGCTGGCTTCAATTCGAAGCGCAGGAATGGAAGATCAACTCCGATCCTTATACCACAGTCGCCGTAAAGCCTAATTCCGTCAAGGCTGTTAGACTTCAGCAGCCCGGAGGCGCCATCATTTATGCCATGCTGAAAGAGGCCGTTTACCTACTGCTGGGACTGGGATATGCCTATATGCTGGATAGCATTAAAAAAGACAAGAAAGCCAAAGCGTTAGAGAATGCAAACATGCAGGCTGAGCTTAAAATCCTGCGTTATCAGATCAACCCCCATTTTCTTTTCAATACTATTAATAATATTTATTACCTGGCCCTCATCCAATCTGAAAAAACTGCAGATGCATTATTACAACTTTCAAAAATATTAAGATATATCCTCAACGAAAAAGAAGCTACGGTTTCTCTCGGGCAGGAAGTGGAATATCTGGAGCAATATATTCAGTTGCAGCTATTTAGATTTCCTGAAGGCTGCATCCGGAAAAACATTAGCTTAGACTATAAAATCAGGCAAAGGACAATCGCTCCTCTGCTTCTTATTACTTTTGTTGAAAACGCTTTTAAACATGGTGTCTCTGACAGGGCAGATACACCAATTCTAATCAGTTTAAGCAATGAGAATGGAAGCTTATATTACGAAGTCGTCAATCAGATTGGCGACAAATTGTCTAAAGACAGCACTATGGGCATCGGATTAGCCAATCTTAAACGAAGGTTAGAATTACTCTACCCTTCCAGCCACCATCTCGAATTAATGGAAAAAGAGGGACACTTTATTGCTAAACTTCATTTGAGCAGCTTATGA
- a CDS encoding ImuA family protein has protein sequence MQVQKKGTIEKLRREILDLQGPGIRQNSEQTNIPLGPILYHMPGGAFPTGVIHEFISPSLPSAAATTGFISALIHSLMQNNKPCLWVSTRPLAFPSGLKIFGIEPDRFIFIDTKKDREALWTIEEGLKCSSLCAVIGEINALDFKQSRRLQLAVENSRVTGFINRLFPRNIQPTACVSRWQILPVKSQLPDNLPGIGFPRWKVDLLKIRNGRTGSWQIEWSDNKLCIEDNTLHPIISPYYQMASA, from the coding sequence ATGCAAGTGCAAAAAAAAGGTACAATAGAAAAGCTGCGAAGAGAAATCCTTGATTTGCAGGGGCCTGGCATTCGTCAAAATAGTGAGCAGACCAATATACCATTAGGTCCGATACTGTACCACATGCCTGGGGGCGCCTTTCCAACCGGCGTCATTCATGAGTTTATCAGTCCCTCCCTGCCAAGTGCAGCTGCTACAACAGGCTTTATATCAGCCTTGATTCATTCTTTAATGCAAAATAACAAACCTTGTCTTTGGGTCAGTACCCGCCCGCTCGCGTTTCCCTCAGGCCTGAAGATATTCGGCATAGAACCGGACAGGTTTATTTTTATCGACACTAAAAAGGACAGAGAGGCACTTTGGACAATAGAAGAAGGCTTAAAATGCAGTTCCTTGTGCGCAGTTATCGGCGAAATAAATGCACTGGACTTTAAGCAATCCAGAAGATTACAGCTGGCTGTAGAAAACAGTAGGGTAACAGGCTTTATCAACCGATTATTTCCACGAAATATACAACCAACTGCCTGCGTTTCCCGGTGGCAGATTCTCCCTGTCAAAAGTCAGCTGCCAGACAATTTACCCGGTATCGGTTTTCCGCGCTGGAAAGTGGATCTGCTCAAGATCCGTAATGGCAGAACCGGAAGCTGGCAGATAGAATGGTCAGATAATAAACTCTGTATAGAAGACAATACACTCCACCCAATTATATCACCCTATTACCAAATGGCAAGTGCATGA